One stretch of Zingiber officinale cultivar Zhangliang chromosome 6B, Zo_v1.1, whole genome shotgun sequence DNA includes these proteins:
- the LOC121991500 gene encoding uncharacterized protein LOC121991500, with protein MALQLADHSCRYPMGILEDVPVEVGGITIPTDFVVLDMVEDPKIPIILGRPFLATAGAIIDVKNHKLSLVIDKERLEYDLSNASNHVSSLLLSVHSGADGYQLEDWNFHPHSRPPNVEHDPASDIGRRPPNKNEKYVCPPRARKR; from the coding sequence atggcactaCAACTAGCTGATCATTCTTGCAGATATCCTATGGGAATACTTGAAGATGTGCCGGTAGAAGTTGGTGGGATTACTATTCCCACAGATTTCGTAGTTCTGGACATGGTAGAAGACCCGAAGATtccaatcatattgggaagaccctTCCTTGCCACAGCTGGAGCAATAATTGATGTAAAAAaccataaactttctttggtaattgatAAGGAAAGGTTAGAATATGATTTGTCTAATgcttctaaccatgtctcttctttaTTATTAAGTGTTCACAGCGGGGCAGATGGTTATCAACTTGAGGATTGGAATTTTCATCCTCATAGTAGGCCACCAAATGTAGAACATGATCCGGCAAGCGATATTGGGAGGAGGCCTCCCaataaaaatgagaaatatgTTTGCCCTCCTAGGGCAAGAAAAAGATGA